The genomic stretch AAACAGGTACtcacttgaaaaataataaacttctATGGTATTTTTGCCCATTCCCACTCCTATttggtggactgacgacatcggtGGTTGCaaaagtggcgagttgtcgttcattgtgtcgttctaaaggggaggcttttgttcagcagtagcagtggacatcttccgacTGATGATTAAACGCACAAAACTACCATGAAGCATAAGATATATATTCTAGTCTTTAAAACTTCCCAGGTATGGAATCTTCTGGAGCTGACGATATACAGCCTCCTGGTGACCTTCGGGCCGATGAAGAAGGACGCCGCCGGAGACGCGGAGCAGGTCTCGATGAACAAGTACGCGCTGTACGTGGCCACTGCGGCCGTCAACGGGGTGCATCTGCTCTGCTCGCTGCTGCTCATAGTTGCTGCTTACAAggttataatcatcatcatcatcatcagcctatagcagtccacggctggacataggcctcccccaaagagcgccattgcgccctgttctcggctagacgcatccagcttctaccagcagccttttgcagatcgtcactccacctggccggagggcgccctacactacgtttcccaagacgcggtctccactcaagaactcgtttactccagcggttgtcggttcagcgacagatatgaccagcccactgccacttcaacatgcttattctctgagctatgttgatgatcttagttctgtgtcggatagcctcGTTGCGGATAATACCTTTCAGAGAAGAGGTTTATAATAAAATCGtttatttcgggcaacatggacaatacattaaatacattattccgaacttttataaaacaaacctaacctaatgtcctattgtgttctataaaagcataagaaaatacattaagaaagagagttggcaaatgaaacatttggcaaaaaaatattatgcgaaaaggcagaacccggGTCCCCATCATGTATTATAGatagtttaatatacttactcgtataacCTTGCAGTtggtacagtcactagcaccaaaaTCTGACACGACAacgtgtgcataaatatctgatacgactctatttctagggccgattggacgtgtcagatatttttgcacgctccgctgtggcaaataatgaatgcaggtgactgtacttcaGTGGCTTGACTTAGCAAACCAACGTTTAAAAAGATATTCTACAACTTGGGACTAAAGTAACTGAAACCGTTAGCTAGTTAAGCTCCAGAGAGTTATGGGAacgtgcagccgggttttttagcACTATCAGAGCTCATCGAGCTATGGAGATTGGAGAGGGCTAATGTTTCAAGATTCTGTAGGGATCGAATCATAAATGAGGTTAGGATATACTTAGAAAAACGAAGCTCACCGACATAGCATTACCTACATGTGGAGATAGACCAAAAGGAGATCTGTGTCCAGGCAAATAGATGCATGGGAACTGAATTCCGAAGGAAGGAAGGAAGTTATTTATGTTTAAGAATGCGAGTTGAGAAACTCCTTTCAATAGCGCGATGCAGGATGTAGCAGTTACTGTATTTGATGACTAGATGGCGTTAAGGGTACCtatctatctacatacctacTCATGCGTCGTAGCATTTCCTCTCCTCGATGATTACGTGAGGCTGGAGTCGCTGGGCTAGATCCTATTTAAGATCACacctcattagagccacccggcacccaaCCAGCACCACCTctactttcggcgtccactcatTGTCGCCAggggtccacgggtggacgaaGCGTTGACTACGAGTGGACCTTGCGTGGTCCActaatttcctagtagtcactatggcggcgagcagcgggctgtcaccaaGTGGTGCACTCGCCATCGGCGCGTGGCAAACtggcgagtgaggcgatccggtgacgttacggagttgatgtagtgagcgtatacccatacaaatacatatgaagaatactaaccgctcgaggcgaggcggtgctggagGGGTGCCGGGTGGCTATAATGAGCTGTGACTTAATCAGAGCCTATCGTGCGAGTGACGATAGCACATGAGAAAGACAGATTTTTGCCACAGAGTATTTGCATGAATGAATTTTGGAACACTGGACAGATCCCTCAATTTACCAGTACATAGCTAGATAATAAATGTACCTTTTATCCATTCTACAGAAGCTGCCATACCTCACTCTGCCGTGGACCATAGTGACAGGCATCATGGCAGCACTGTACTTCGTGTTGTGCTTGACAGGCATGAGTCTCATGCTTCAGGACACCGGCTCCTTGCTTGGTTTCGAAGCAGTTCTGATCTTCCTCAAGTTTGCTAGGACGTGTAAGTAGCTGGGGCTATGTAGTGCTTAATTAGagcttatttcaatttttttgctCATTAAGTAAAAGTTTAGGCAGGCAAATTATAGGTTCAGTAGAGATGTAGGTTAAGTAGCTGCTAACTACTCTTGTTGAGAACGCATCCTTAACGCCACTAACGGTGCGAAGATTCAAATTTCGGCGGCGGTTAGAACTGACAGGCGATTGGCGCGTCTAACGAACAATACACgaataataattgtattgtttatgaaataaataaataataatcattcaAATTCAATCACCGTGTCAAACGCATCTCGAACTGTTTGCACttaacattgtatttttatctcaaagtcaaagtcaaaatatctttattcaatctaggctacaacaagcacttatgaaatcTCAAAGAATAAACACCTAAATTTACTGCATCTTTATATTACAGAAGAAGCCTAGATCAAGTTCAAGCTACAAAAACCCAGGGCTCGCAGGGATATTGGTCCTTCGACCCGGATCAATATTTGCGCCCTAGGTTTTTGTGCAAGTGAAAACAGTTCGAGATGCGTTCGACCCGGTGATTAAATTTGAATTGTTTGTTAGACGCGCCAATCGCTTGTCAGTTCTAATCGCCGCCGAAGTTTGAATCTTTCTGAGGAATCTTTGCACCGTTACCGGCGTTATGGATGCGTTCTCAACAACTGTCATTAATAACCATGCCCTAACGGATGCCCATACCCTTAACGGAAGTAAATAATTgtcaattttaaacatttttactcCTTGGTTGCAGGTTTCTCAGTCTACTGCATAATGGTGGTTCACAGTAGACACAAGCAAATAATGGCCGAGGAGGACGAGAGCCGTTTTCAACATTCCGGACGCATTTATTCGGCTGTAAAGACTGACGAAAACCCATTATAACACCAATGTGCATATTTCTGCTggctagtttatttttaatgcaatgttGTGCAAAACGCAAGATGCCAAGGCAACCCTGCCAAAGTTTTGGCGCGAAAATCAATATCAAAGGCGTTTTGTTTCTGTCCGAGTTAGcgattaagaaataatttagtttttattgtaaataatattattttgtgtcAATTAGTATATACGTTATAATTTTTGTAGGTTTTTTGTGGAATTAAAAGGAATTTATTAGCTAGAAGATTATTGAGACTTAATCCACACGACGTTCTTTTTTTCGCTCGTTTGTATCGATAAAAAACGCAAGTCGAATGCTCAGCAAGCACactggcgtagcgtgggtagactgcagggctactacgaaactcgacacgaacttcgagtttcgagtttcgtagtagccctgctggccaacgaaagctgtacCAGACAAACCACggcaaatttagaaaaaaatgaggctgacagcacttgctgtacactgattaaacgatgttgatacttagatatttatttaaattttccagatacctattaaattatactcgagacttcaagctgcatcaactTTCATTATACgagtagtaatgtgtgaaagttgatgatgcactttagtagtcccttggtaaattttatgacctttgtcagtgcccatttacctACAGCCCATTTACATGCAGTCAGCGGTattggcaatttttgaaaaaatattagtttttcttttacaaatacacAATTTTACACGCAAATGTGATGgtaaacattgtatgttgcacggtcggtactagaattatgagcatcgactcattaaagccctctttcttcgacttcgggcttcaaatagactctcgttcgtaattccttatttagcgcccttaagacacaatgtactattgccaCCCTCTTATTTTATACTTCCTCTGATCGGTGTAATCGGTcgcaattatcatcatcatcccagcctatacaagtcccactgctgcgcacagtcctcctctcagaatgaaaacacttgagccgtagttcccacgcgggcctagtacggattgggaacacATAccattaattttttgttattttgccGCCCCCTATATGTGCCGCCCGTGAGGACCAAAATTAGCGCGTTTCATTCGCGAAAAAAACGTGTAAAATCTGCCAATACGCGATGAAAACGCGCAGAGGACGCGCGCAACAAATACGCGCGTCGTCAGCGCGTAAAAAAACGTCGTGTGGAAGGTCGCCTAACGTGTAacggttatttaaaaaataacctgcttgttatttaattaagcTCAGTGATTCATTAAAGTATTATAGTTtcttagacttattttttattttttttacagaatttaCCTATTTGTGCTAAATGAAAACTTCCTTCGTAAATAAAGCcaattgatgaaaaaaaaacatcagctTGGTTCTTTTTCTTACTGTTCGCTGCAACTATTTTAGTGTGTGGCTGCCCCACATTACTGTGTCATTAAATTTACAACTCGGAAACTTTAAGAAGAACGAAACGCCGCGTCGTACGTCATGCGTTTCCCCAGCCAGACGTCACAGCGACGTAtgaatattttgtttcttttactcGCATTGCGCGTTGAATTATTTGTCT from Choristoneura fumiferana chromosome 7, NRCan_CFum_1, whole genome shotgun sequence encodes the following:
- the LOC141429828 gene encoding uncharacterized protein, yielding MGVPMLKRCCCCVSLQTGTIIIAYLYSVWNLLELTIYSLLVTFGPMKKDAAGDAEQVSMNKYALYVATAAVNGVHLLCSLLLIVAAYKKLPYLTLPWTIVTGIMAALYFVLCLTGMSLMLQDTGSLLGFEAVLIFLKFARTCFSVYCIMVVHSRHKQIMAEEDESRFQHSGRIYSAVKTDENPL